In the Ictidomys tridecemlineatus isolate mIctTri1 chromosome 10, mIctTri1.hap1, whole genome shotgun sequence genome, TCAGGCCCAGTAACCTGGTTGGTCCCTGGAGACTAGCTCTACCTCCTCCCACCCAGGGTGGGGCAGAGCCTGGCCAGAGGAGCCGGTTGCTCTGGTTTGGGGTGCCAGCATTCCCCCCTCAACCCCACCCACTCTAGGCACTGTacccttctctcttccctctgaaacCCCCAAAGGTCCCCAACCCCAAAAGGCCCCACCTGCAAGGCCTCGAGGCTGGCGAAGCTAGCAATGGCGAAGCCATCGATCaagtcctcctcctcttcttcctcctcctcaggcTCCTCCTCGGCTTCCCCGTCGTCTgcgcccccctcctcctcctcctcttcctcctccccgcGGCTTCCCGAGCCGGCGGGCCGCTTCCGAGCTCGGGGTCGCGGGGGCCGAGGCCTAGGACGGGGCCGCCGCCGTCTCGGGCCTCCGGGCCGTTCTCCAGACGAAGCTGACGACCAGGGCCTGGTGGGCGGCGGCGGTGACGACGAGGACGAAGAACCGCGCGGGGCGGCTAACAAGGCCCGGGGCGCGTCTCCGCCTGGACCTCGGCGGCGCCGCTGCTCTCGGTCTCGGTCTCGGCGCGAGCAGCGCCTCCGTCGCCGCTCCCCCTCAGCTGCCCAGCCCGGGCCCGGGGCCGCGGCCGTCTCCATGGTGACGGCCCTCAGCGCCGCATCCGGAGGCGGCGGGGCCTGAAGCGGCCTGTCGGCAGGCCCGGGGTCGCAGGCGCGGCGCTGGCGGCTGCACAGGGACGAGAGGGCCACGGCTTCCCCTTTAAAGCAGGATCTGCTGGCCCCGAGCTTGCCCCAAGGCCAAGGCCCCGAGAGCCGGCGCCGCCCCCGGGGCGACAAGCCCGAGGGCCCCCCCCTGTGGGGCCGACTGGGCCGAGAAGGCGAAACGAGTGGCCGTCCCTTTAAGGTGAGGCCTTAAGTTGTCCAGCCCCCGGCCCCTTTAAGACGACCCAACACTGTCCGGCTGGCCTACTGCGGTGGCCGCCCCCTGCCAGGGGTCGAGGCAAGTCTCCCCGAGGAAGAGGAAGGGCCGCCCCTTTAAAAGGGGCCGAAAGCTCGACCCGAAACGCAGACCTCCCCTTTAAAAGTGTCTTAAGTCCTCCGGCTAAAAGAGGCCACCCCTTTAAGGAGTCCAGGGTCCTTCACACAGCCGGCCCTCCCTTTAAGGGATCAGGAGTTTGTTTCTAGTCCTCCACAAACGGCCACTTCCCCTTTAAGCTGAATTTAAAGGACTTCTTGCGTAGGAGGAGGTAAGGGTGGGAAATCCCACTCGCCCCAATTCTTCCAACAGCACAGTTCTCAATTTGTCAGCTTCTGCTCGACGTTTCCCCTTTAAGGCTGGCGTTGGAGTCTGCCGAGTTCGGTGGCCACCCCTTTAAGGAGATTTAAAGgggcctcctccaggccctgctcctccagCCTCCGCCTCCGGTCGCCATGAAAGGTGCGAGGGGGGGCGGGGCCGCGGGGCCAGCCCTCCAAAGTCCCGGATGTGAGGCACCGGTGACGGGTAGAGCTTCTCTGTCCGCCGACATAAAagtctcttcctcctttcctccgtCTCTGTCTGATTTGTGCCTTAGGAAATCCGGAACGGCCGTTGGGGAGCCAGGGAACTCCAGCGCACTCTCCCGTTGTCTCCTTTGGAGTCTTGGGCCTCTTCTCCGCCAGGACTTCCCtacccctcctccctcttcctcctcagcctacgcctccttcctctctctgcctcctcccactCCCCGCCCCCTTCCCCTCACCCCCCACGGGCTCAGTAGTTGATAGGTTGGTAAGAATACGTCAAAGCGAAGGGCGGAGTTAAATTCCGGGGATAGGTAATATGTAACCGCCCTCAAATCTTGGATTGGGTTACGTCAGATTAGCTCCGCCCTTCCTCGAGTCTTGTGACTCGACTGGTTAGAAGTAGGTGTTTGGGGCGGTTCCTTAGGTGGCCCCGCCTTTTCCTGCTCTTCGTTTATTGGACGCTTTCTGACGGCGTCAAGGATAGGAGTTGAGATGCCGTGCCCGAGTTTAGAGGGCAGTTGGCCGCTGGGCGGCGCGTGGCTGAGGAAGGTGCTGTTCGACAACCAGTTACGTCGCGTCTGCCTTTCCGCCGCTTGGCGTTTAGCGCATGCGCATGGTGATGCCACCTCTGTCAGGTCTCTAGGGGGATCGCTCAAGCGGCGTGAGGTGGTCCCAGTATGCCGCTTGCTTTGCGAGTGTTAGATTTGCGAGATCGAGATTCTGTCCAGTTACTTTTCGGCTCAAAAATGCTGGTCTGTGTTCTCCGAGCGCTAACAAAAAACACTTTGCACTTATGTGCCGTGCACTTTCTCATATGTTAACTCATTTGGTAATTAtttgcccattttacagaaggcGAGGGGAACTGAAGTACAGACAGCTGGGAATCCCTGTTCCAGAATCTGTCCTCTGCTCCGTGCAGTCTCTAAATTATGAGTGCCACTCTGACTGTTTTCCTAGTCTTCTTTGGGGGGACCAAGTGTGGTGgcatacccctgtaatcccagcccctggagagactgatgcagaaagatttcaagttcaaagccagcctcagcaatttacagaggccctaagcaactcagagagaccctttctctaaataaaatataaaaaaagagttggggatgtggctcaatggttaagcatctctgggctcaattcctgatgcccccttccccccaaaaaagcctAGTCCTTTGGGGGAGTCAACATAGAAATATCAGTCAGTACTGTCAATCAGTCTATCAGTCTCAAACTCAGAAACACAAAAGAATCAGAAACATATCGAAAACTTTACtagaaatatagagaaaaaaatataagtgcCTTAGAGGTTCCCCTCCCTCCAGATGTATGGACAAACAAGAGTTTCTAGGGTTGATGGGGTTGCTCCCCATCTatttctcctcctccaggaaTAAGGCATCTAGCTCCTCCAGCCGTTGCTGCAGCAGGGGTCCCACATCTGGGCTGGGTACCAGGTTGGGAGTAAGGCTCCTGCTAGCTGCTGCCCGGACCCCACGGGATGGCCGCCGGGATCGGGGAAGACTGCTGTCCCGAAATTCTACAGCCCTCCGGAGCTTCCTTGAGCTGGTGAGAATCAGAGTCCCATTGCGCTCCCGGGGTTCCTCAAAGATGGTCTCAAAGGTCCTGGACCAGATAGGGAGAGGAGCTATTTACCAACAGGCCATTGGTTCTGGCCTTCCTCTACCACCCTCAAGCTTTCAAAGTTCCTCACCTCCTGGTTGTGGGTGATTGATAATTCTTGTTGGTATAAATTTCTTCCAAGCTGAACTCCTTCTTGTTTAACCTGGGAGCAAAGAGCAGAGGCCACTGAGAAACCTTGGGCCAGTGGGGCCTGAAGAAGGGCTAGGTAAGGCCTGGTCTGTATTTCAGTTTCTGGATCATGCCAGGGCCAGGAGTGCTGTGTGAGGCAGACAGGAAGTTCTAAGCACAAACCATGTCCATGCCAAACTTTCTCCTCCAGGCGGGACTGTGCTCCCTGAGAGGAGACAAAGCCATACTTCAGGGGACATAAGCCTCCACCTGCTGGACCAAGGCAGCGCCCTGCCTAGTGAATCTCTCACCTGACTGGTCGAGGCAGGCCCATTGGTGTAAGGTTTATTTGAGGACGGACTGGTGTCTTACGTATTCTGAATCCAGAAACTTTTCCCATAGTCTGCAAAAATGGTGTAGGTAGTTAAGAGTGGCTTCCTTGAAGTACAGACAGCTGGGAATCCATTTGTCTCCTCCCTCTCAGCTGTAATCCTACCTTGGTCTCAGGGTCTGAAAGCACCTGGTCTTTTGAGGATCTTGGTTCCTTCCCCTTGGTTGAGCCCAATCTGCAGAGAAGGTCAAGGCTCAGGAACCAACAAGATTCACAGCAATATCCCCATCTCCTGCCCACTGAATACTTAAGGAAGCTGGACCCAGACTGTGGCCAGGGCTTCAAGGGTTTATTGAGTGCACTACCTGGGTTCTGCTGGTTCGGAGAAGGAGGAGGTGGATGCACTGGACGAGCAAGATGTGGTGAGAGAAGGGGAGGCAACCATTCCTCCAAGAGGGAAGACCTCTTTCCGGAGACAGGGCCGAGGAGGTGGTGGGGCTCGGGCCATCTCCCCACCACCCACAGTGTGCCGACGGGGCCTGGACCAGCTTGTTTGGGGTGGAACAGGGGGCCAGGTGCAGGTACCTGGGCCAGGGGGCCCCAGATCAGGGCAGGAGTGGCTTCGGCCCAGAGAAAGCTTAGGGAGAGGTGCTGGGGTATTATGGTCCTGAGCCCGCCACTGGCGGATGGGGGGACGGGGACTAACAGATGTAATGCCCTCAGCCCGGGACTGCTCAGCCTCTGAGATGGCAATCTTCAACTCCAGCTTCATGGGAGATGATGGGGGTGGGGCCCGCGGGGTCTTGTTGGGCGTGAGGAAGATGTCAGCGAAACTCTCCAGCTTGGAGCGGACGGAACGGAAGAGGGGGGCCAAGCCCCAGGGACTGAGGCGGGGGCGTAAAAGACTGGATGGTGGTGGGGTCGATGGGGGCTCCAGAGCAGGATCTGGGGCTAAGGAAAGGAGAGGGTCACAGGTAGGCATTCCTTAGCTGTGGGTGTCTAAGCCCCAACTTAGCAGCCTTGGCCTCTGTCTCAAACAATAATCTTTATCCACAGAGGAATAAACCCACTCCTAAAAATTAAGTCCTACAATTGGGAGTTAAACCTCAAAGCCTCTAAATTCCACTTTCATGCACTATGTTCCACTCTGGGAggaccccacctcccacctctgcacctGATACTTCCAGAAATCTTAGTTCCCAGTCTCAACCCTCATACTTACCTGGTGGTGGGCTCCCTGGTGGGTCTGCAGTAAGGGTGGACGGCTGGAATGGAGGTTCTAGGTCCTCAGATGCAGGCATTAGCTGGTGAACCTTTGCCATGGGCTCAACTCTGAGGTTAAGGGGCAAGGTAAAGGTTTCAGGTGAAGGCTTCCAGGTCTAAATCTCACCTAAGCCACCACCTCCTCTGTCCTTtgttttttgtggggttttttttttttggaaggggatactgggaattaaacctggGACACTGTTACTGAACtatatatccccaatcctttttatttatttttttacttatttattttttggtaccagggattaaactcaggggtgcttaaccactgggacACATCCCcagacacttttattttttattttgagacaaggtctcactaagttgcttaaggccttgctaaattgctgaggctggctttgaacttgcaattctcctgcctcagtctctaggaAAAGCTTGTGCATGGCACCCCTGTCCCTTAAAGGTGCTACAAggaagactgaaaaataaatccTGATGTCCCTAGCTCTGGCTACCGGGATGATCCCTTTCCCAGCCCCTCTCACCTTTGTGATGGGATGGCGAAGGTGGGGTTCTCATCCATGAAGTCCTGGATATAAACAAGGGATATATGTGGAGAAGCAGGGAAGCTGCCTTTGGCTTCCTTAGTTCCCTATGCCCTGGCTCTTTCAGTCCCTAGCTACCTGCTTGGGTTCACACTTAAGACTTTCATATAATTTTTGCTCAGGTATTTTATGCTACCTAAAATGCTGTGATTCTTGCCCTGAGAAATTTACCCCAGAGTCAGtcatcttatttctcttttataaccCTGCTAGAATGCCCCAGCTAAACCCCTATCATCCTTCCCCAAGTTCTATACCTCAGCTGGGAGTCTGGGACCAGCAATGTCTTCTAGCATCACCACCAGGGTAGGTTGGGGGCCCCGGCCCACCTTTGGTGAAGGGCTCTCCTCTGGGATGGGGCTTGTCTTTGATCGTTGCCTCAGGGTAGAAGAGGGCCGATGGATTCGACTCAAGGGTTCTCGGCACAAATGCAGGGGGTCAGGAGGCCTGGAAAGGGAACCAAAAACTCAGTGGGCTCAGCTGTGTCCCCAGCTGATTCCCCATCCGCCATGCTCACCTGGCCTGTGAAGGCCACTTGATCTTTTGGGGTGGTGAGGCACGTGACTGGCTGCAGACAGAATCTTGAAGATTGCTGTGTTGCTGTGGAATAGAGTTCTTCTCTTGAGGGACCAGGGGGACCTAGAAGAGAGAGAGGTGtcaagagcaagagaagggggctggggatgtggctcaagcggtagcgcgctcgcctggcatgcgtgcggcccgggttcgatcctcagcaccacatacaaacaaagatgttgtgtcccctgaaaactaaaataaataaataaataaatatttaaaaaaaaaaaaaaaagagcaagagaggATGGACTGAACAGTGTCTCCCTTAGCCTAACAGTTCCCTTAGCCTCAAGGTGACAAAGATCATGGCTAGAATTCACTCAAATCCCCAAAGAAGAGGGGAACTGGTCTGAATTAAGGGCCAGAATTAGAGATCTTGAACTGCAGGTGTGGAATGTGGGTAATCTCAACAGGCTGTTTGGAGAAATGAAAGAGAGTGATCTTGGGTGGGTCAATACCTTATTTTGGGTATCAGTTTTTCTCATTTGTGCAATGGAGCCAAGGACCCCAGAAGCTTTCCCAAGGAAAAAAAGCAGAAGGGTTTCTCATATTCGAAAGTTGTAGGAATGTGAAACCCTGCTCACTTCTAGGTTGAAGGGAGAACTATCCAGAACTGTAGCATTAGGGAGGGTGCTGGGGCCATAGACATGAGAATGAGgtgtttgtatatttttaaggACTCTAATCTGACTTTGGTACTGAGGAGTGATGTGAGGGGAAAAGAGGGCCTTTCAGTTCAGGGGGCTCACCATGCGGGCAGCCATAACATCTTCCAGCACCACGGCAAGGACCCTCCGAGAGGCCTTTTCCAGGGGCGAAGGGGCTCCCACGGGCTGCAGCCTTGGCCGTTTTGGGCTCCTGGCTTCCCATAATGATCGAGCTAGAGGCTGACGGCACAGCCGGCTAGATGAGCTGGAGGGTGAAAGAAGCAGAGGACAGTCGCCTGAAACTGTCGTTGGCTCTGTAGTTTCCCGGTACAGCCGCCAGGACCCCCGTCTCCCGGGCTCAAGACAGGCGGGCGGGGTGCGCTCTCACCTGGAGTCCCCAGGCAAGTCCATGGGGGAAGCGGCGGCTCCGGGGGGGTCCCTGGGGGATGCCAGGCTGCGGCCTGGGGTAAGGGGGGGAGCAGGGGAGCGGGGAGTGAGGGCCAGCCCCACCCTCGGGCCTCCGCCCTTCATGGTCCTCCCGCAGCTCCCGGTAACCCAGACTGGAGCCCTGGGGCGCTGAAGGGCGCCCCCGGCTGGCAGGCTGGGGCGGGTGTACTCCCGCTGCCGCCGCCTTGATCAGCGGTTCACTCTTGCCCTGCCTGGCACCTGCCGCGAGATTCTGGGTTACAGAGGCCCCAGTTCTCCCAGGGTCCTAGTCTCCCAGGGCCTTTGTCCCTAAAGATTCTACCCTGAGATTCCCCGGGATCCACTGGGATCCCGGTCCTGGGAAGCTTCGTTTCCGCTGCATGCTTCAGTGATCCTTCTCCCTTCTCGGCGAGCAGCCGAGGATTCCAAAGCAATACTCCACACACTGACGGTCCTCCCTCCCACCAGATCCCCAAGACCGGATTTCTACGGAAAGAATCCTACAGCGCGGTTCTTCCAATCAGACGCCGCACGGCGCTCCTCCTCCCCCTGTGAGCTTTAGCTCTGCAAAGCTCCACTCCGGCGGGGGCAGCCCGAGCTTTGGCATCACAGAACTCAGTCTGGATCCCGGGGGATCTACTGTCAAGCAGATACCCTCTTTGCTCCAACCCCGGAGGTTCCGCCCACAGACACCATCCCACCCACACCTCCTACCCTGCCTGTATCCCCTCCCAGCGTTCCACCCAGCCCGGGACCAGATGGTTCAAACGCTCCCTATCCCGCCCCCCCTCCTGCCCGCTCTGCAGCCGCTCCTTGCCCTCCCCCGCGCGCCGCTCACCGCCGCCTCCCGCGGATCCCGGGTCTTCGATAGCTCCCACCTCCGACTCCTTTAAAACCAGCCTTACCCAACGCTGCCCAACCGCCAGGGGCCTTCTTCTCGGAGTCTCCGGGCACCGCCCAATCGCCGGTCCCCGTCTTCCGGGGTGGTATGAAACTAAGTGAAGCCGCCTGGTGGCCATCATCCCTAGGGGCAAGAAGCCAAATTGGGCAGCACCGCCATTATAGTTGTGGGCAAATATCGTAGTCCGGGTTGAACCTTAGTGGACGCGACAGCGTCATCTTTTCGAAGGCGAGTTAGTAGCTAAATACTATGCCAATTTCATGACATGCTGAGGCAACCATAGTGAAGCTAGGGTGCCTCCACGTTTTTTAAGGGCATCTTCCGGTTCTTTCGCTCTTAGGCCAATGAGCGTCGACCGACTGCTAACGATTTGTGAAATTCCCAACGTCCTAGAGAGGCCTCATCCGAGTCTGATTGCGACACAACCCGGAGTTCTTCCACCAGATTCTCACCGCACAGGATCTGAGTTTGGGAGGGAGTGGCGGGGGTCCTGAGTTCAAACACCGGAGGTCAAAgaccagggcaggtgcagcctcgGACTTCTTTGTTGCAAGGGGTCCTGGAGAAATTGGGCCCAGCCGAAGTTGGGAAGAGGTTGGGCATGTTGATCTTCATTTCGTCTGAGTTTTGTATGCTTCTTCCCGAGGAGTGGAGGTGTCCGCTAACCGCAGAAAGGGCTCACCATTGAGGCTCCATTGCAGGAGGTCATAAATCCACCTTAGCTTGCTTGGTGGGGCCGGTTCAGCTTCCCTCTTTGTTCGGGACTCCCAGGAGCCACTATCAGGAGGAGCCTGACTGATGCAGACCGTAAATACTCAGGGTTCAGGGATGGGATCTCGAGGCTTGGAGAAACTGCATCATGGGTTTTTAGCAGGAGCCAGACTGTTGGTGGGGAAAAAGTGAGCATATACCGTCTTCTCGCACTGTGAAGGCGCCCTCAGCACCTAATCCAGAAGAACTATTCCCTGTTCCAAAGCAAACCTTGTTTTCTTAATAAAACAAGAGAGCCTGAAGCCTAGTGTCCTGGGTTTAAGATCAAGGTGCCGAGGCACCTCTCGGTCTAGAACAATTTTCTTTCGGGAGATTGAGTGATGAAAGTGTTGAAACAATGATATGGAAAGAACAGAATTGGTAATCAGCAGCATGGAACGTAAAGATTCTCCAACTCCGTCCCAAGGACTCTCTTCAAGATAAAAGTGCTCTCAGGATTACAATGTCTCTTTGTGACTGGAGATCGGCTGGGTCTCTGGAAATCCTTTATGAGATTTCTGGTGTGAGTAGGCAACAGCTCTTCCAGCTAGAGGGATTTTCTCTCCTCCTGGATCCATTTGGCCGTGTGGTGCCTAAAGATATTCTCTGGAGGTATGGTGAGTGCCTAGGCCTAGAGTGTCCTGAGTTTAAACACACAGGTCCTTTCTAGGCCCCAGGGCAGGACAAGCCTTCAAGAGCAGAGCAAACAATCTGATTTTTGATTCTCTAAGTTGCCAGAAGTCTCAACAACACTAAGGGTAAAGGAAGTAGCCTAAGGAAAAGGCCTGGAGGCTGAAAATTTGGTAGATAGGGCCCAATCCTGAGATCCTAACTTAGGGCATAGAGTTCATCAAATTGAAATCTAGGGTAGACTGTCCCAGCCCTCAGCCTAGGCTAGCAAGGGTGAGCACTCGTAGCTTCACAAAATTGAACTCTGCCCTTTTTGTGACTCCTATTTCAACTACTCCTACCTAACCCACCATCTGGGTACATATTACAATATGTGACTAGTGTGTGCTGAATAGTTCACATAAACTCCAGTGGGGCTGCTGATGGGCTGTTAGTGCACTTTAGTTATCTTTCCTCAGAAACTGGTCCTCTGGATCTCCCATCTTCTTAACTGTGTTTGGCCTTATATATAGGATAGGAACAATAAGCCCTATCATGCCCATCTCAAAATAGACTTGGAAGATGAAGAGCAAGAGAGCaagacacaaagagaaaaaaaaagtgaagctgGGTGTAATGGTACATACCTatcatcccagtggctagggaggctgaggcaggaggattgcaagttcaagaccagcctcagcaacttagtgagaccctgtctcaaaaaaataaaaaggactggggatgtaactcagtggtagagcaaccctgggttcaatccctagtacctgccCCCAAAAGAGGATGATAAAAGCTGCTGCTTCttagccaagtgcagtggtgcacagctataatcccagcaatttgggaggccaagtgaggaggatcacaaagttcaagaccaatttagcaatttagtgagaccctgccttaaatttaaaaatgcctgGGAATGTAGCTATTAAGCTCTACCATTAGGTAGAGCAcacctggagttcaatccctagtactgcaaacaaCAAAAAGCTGCTTCTTTCTGCTCTGAGTGCCCTGCCCCTTTGGGTCCTCCAGCTAGCTGCTGGAGACCTTTCTGTTAAAACCCACTAGCCTGAGCTCCAaaacagccagggtagagtgggtGGGGTTGTAGCTGCAAGGTATCAGAGATGGGTGAAATGGGTCAATTTTAGCACTTTACCAGGAACCACACCTCAGAAATAACAGTAAGCCTTGGGTTTGGGTTGCTGCTCTGGTTTGCATTAATCcattcaacaaaattttaagacTTCCCAGGTACTATGTCCTCGGGAGAAACATGCCTAACCCCTGAGAGTTTGTATCCCTGCATTTATACCTCTGAATACGAGATTGCCCTCAGTTCTGATGCTTCCAGCAACTTCAATCCTCTACTCTGAGGTACTTGATTTAGCCAGGTTCAAGCACATTCCTGCCCAATTTAAGTCCCTGATGAACATTGAAGCTTCACTTCTGGGGGGGTTTTCTACTCTAGTCAGCTACTTcagattgttattattatttttaatctgaaaaatttGGTCCTGCCTAtggtcctcctcctctttcccagtGGAGAGAGCCACCTGTGGCCAGTTCCGTCCTTGTCCATCCCCTCTTTTTTTCTAGCAGGGGGATGGTAGACACCGCTCAAGTTTGGAAAACTGATGGTAAAACTAATGAAaatgtggggagggaaggagattgGGAGGGTGGAGAGACAACAAAGAAGAGTGAAGGGAGCTGCCTATTAATATCTGAAACAGTAGTACATTATGATGCCTGTTTTCAATTTATCCCCTCATctccaattttatttgtttatttagggCTGGTAATCAAtctcagggcctcccacatgctaggcaagcactctactactgagctacactcccagccctcaAATTCATTCTCCCCACCCGCTTGCTCTGTGAGAATGGATCTGgtccattgaaatattttttctctgctAGCTGGCATTGTGTTAAGGGTTGTCCATATACTGCTAGAAAAACATTGCAGCAAGAAAGGGAGTTGCTTCCTGGTTCCAGTGAACCTACTGGCAggctcctgggttctatcccctaGCCCCTGCATGGTGGTCAACAGCATCCAATGGCCAGCAGCTCACCCTAGTACCTTCTTGGATGGCTTTGTAGTGACTCCACTACAAAGTACCTCTGGTGAGACATCTTTTCATGAATAGCCCTTCCTGGCACCCTAGAGGAAAGATTTCCAGCAGGTTCCACGAGAAGGGCACTCTAACCATTTCTGTGACCTCTCCAGAAAGTTCTGGATCACCCCCAGGAAAGATGGAGTATTTTTCCTGGATGCTCTCAGTGTGAGGGACAGCAGCTGCTTCTTATATCTGCTGTTCTTGCAgttttttaaattgcttattaTC is a window encoding:
- the Prr14 gene encoding proline-rich protein 14 isoform X2, which translates into the protein MMATRRLHLVSYHPGRRGPAIGRCPETPRRRPLAVGQRWVRLVLKESEVGAIEDPGSAGGGGRSLASPRDPPGAAASPMDLPGDSSSSSRLCRQPLARSLWEARSPKRPRLQPVGAPSPLEKASRRVLAVVLEDVMAARMVPLVPQEKNSIPQQHSNLQDSVCSQSRASPPQKIKWPSQARPPDPLHLCREPLSRIHRPSSTLRQRSKTSPIPEESPSPKDFMDENPTFAIPSQRVEPMAKVHQLMPASEDLEPPFQPSTLTADPPGSPPPAPDPALEPPSTPPPSSLLRPRLSPWGLAPLFRSVRSKLESFADIFLTPNKTPRAPPPSSPMKLELKIAISEAEQSRAEGITSVSPRPPIRQWRAQDHNTPAPLPKLSLGRSHSCPDLGPPGPGTCTWPPVPPQTSWSRPRRHTVGGGEMARAPPPPRPCLRKEVFPLGGMVASPSLTTSCSSSASTSSFSEPAEPRLGSTKGKEPRSSKDQVLSDPETKTMGKVSGFRIRKTPVRPQINLTPMGLPRPVRLNKKEFSLEEIYTNKNYQSPTTRRTFETIFEEPRERNGTLILTSSRKLRRAVEFRDSSLPRSRRPSRGVRAAASRSLTPNLVPSPDVGPLLQQRLEELDALFLEEEK
- the Prr14 gene encoding proline-rich protein 14 isoform X3 — translated: MMATRRLHLVSYHPGRRGPAIGRCPETPRRRPLAVGQRWVRLVLKESEVGAIEDPGSAGGGGRSLASPRDPPGAAASPMDLPGDSSSSSRLCRQPLARSLWEARSPKRPRLQPVGAPSPLEKASRRVLAVVLEDVMAARMVPLVPQEKNSIPQQHSNLQDSVCSQSRASPPQKIKWPSQARPPDPLHLCREPLSRIHRPSSTLRQRSKTSPIPEESPSPKVGRGPQPTLVVMLEDIAGPRLPAEDFMDENPTFAIPSQRVEPMAKVHQLMPASEDLEPPFQPSTLTADPPGSPPPAPDPALEPPSTPPPSSLLRPRLSPWGLAPLFRSVRSKLESFADIFLTPNKTPRAPPPSSPMKLELKIAISEAEQSRAEGITSVSPRPPIRQWRAQDHNTPAPLPKLSLGRSHSCPDLGPPGPGTCTWPPVPPQTSWSRPRRHTVGGGEMARAPPPPRPCLRKEVFPLGGMVASPSLTTSCSSSASTSSFSEPAEPRLGSTKGKEPRSSKDQVLSDPETKTMGKVSGFRIRKTPVRPQINLTPMGLPRPVREHSPAWRRKFGMDMVKQEGVQLGRNLYQQELSITHNQEDL
- the Prr14 gene encoding proline-rich protein 14 isoform X1, yielding MMATRRLHLVSYHPGRRGPAIGRCPETPRRRPLAVGQRWVRLVLKESEVGAIEDPGSAGGGGRSLASPRDPPGAAASPMDLPGDSSSSSRLCRQPLARSLWEARSPKRPRLQPVGAPSPLEKASRRVLAVVLEDVMAARMVPLVPQEKNSIPQQHSNLQDSVCSQSRASPPQKIKWPSQARPPDPLHLCREPLSRIHRPSSTLRQRSKTSPIPEESPSPKVGRGPQPTLVVMLEDIAGPRLPAEDFMDENPTFAIPSQRVEPMAKVHQLMPASEDLEPPFQPSTLTADPPGSPPPAPDPALEPPSTPPPSSLLRPRLSPWGLAPLFRSVRSKLESFADIFLTPNKTPRAPPPSSPMKLELKIAISEAEQSRAEGITSVSPRPPIRQWRAQDHNTPAPLPKLSLGRSHSCPDLGPPGPGTCTWPPVPPQTSWSRPRRHTVGGGEMARAPPPPRPCLRKEVFPLGGMVASPSLTTSCSSSASTSSFSEPAEPRLGSTKGKEPRSSKDQVLSDPETKTMGKVSGFRIRKTPVRPQINLTPMGLPRPVRLNKKEFSLEEIYTNKNYQSPTTRRTFETIFEEPRERNGTLILTSSRKLRRAVEFRDSSLPRSRRPSRGVRAAASRSLTPNLVPSPDVGPLLQQRLEELDALFLEEEK
- the Prr14 gene encoding proline-rich protein 14 isoform X4, yielding MMATRRLHLVSYHPGRRGPAIGRCPETPRRRPLAVGQRWVRLVLKESEVGAIEDPGSAGGGGRSLASPRDPPGAAASPMDLPGDSSSSSRLCRQPLARSLWEARSPKRPRLQPVGAPSPLEKASRRVLAVVLEDVMAARMVPLVPQEKNSIPQQHSNLQDSVCSQSRASPPQKIKWPSQARPPDPLHLCREPLSRIHRPSSTLRQRSKTSPIPEESPSPKVGRGPQPTLVVMLEDIAGPRLPAEDFMDENPTFAIPSQRVEPMAKVHQLMPASEDLEPPFQPSTLTADPPGSPPPAPDPALEPPSTPPPSSLLRPRLSPWGLAPLFRSVRSKLESFADIFLTPNKTPRAPPPSSPMKLELKIAISEAEQSRAEGITSVSPRPPIRQWRAQDHNTPAPLPKLSLGRSHSCPDLGPPGPGTCTWPPVPPQTSWSRPRRHTVGGGEMARAPPPPRPCLRKEVFPLGGMVASPSLTTSCSSSASTSSFSEPAEPRLGSTKGKEPRSSKDQVLSDPETKTMGKVSGFRIRKTPVRPQINLTPMGLPRPVSTPGPGMIQKLKYRPGLT